The following proteins are encoded in a genomic region of Deltaproteobacteria bacterium:
- a CDS encoding ABC transporter ATP-binding protein, with protein sequence MALLEIRDLQVSFPTRAGAAKAVDRVSLSLAAGRTLGMVGESGCGKTMTALSVLRLVPPPGRISGAIVFDGRDLLALSERDMREVRGNDIAMVFQEPMSSLNPVFTAGNQIAEAVRLHQQLGRQAARQKAIEMLRLVEIAEPERRAEEYPHQLSGGMRQRVMIAMALSCNPRLLIADEPTTALDVTIQAQILDLIGSLRDRLAMALLLITHDLGVVAERADDVAIMYAGRVVERAAVEVIFRQPLHPYTRGLLRSVPKVGAARQRRLETIAGVVPDLLDLPSGCRFRDRCSLAIASCAAIDPPLTEYGAGHLAACIRAGESR encoded by the coding sequence AGTCAGCTTCCCTACCCGGGCGGGGGCCGCCAAGGCGGTCGATCGGGTGAGTCTATCGCTCGCTGCCGGCCGCACGCTCGGCATGGTCGGAGAATCGGGTTGCGGCAAGACCATGACCGCCCTCTCCGTCTTGCGCCTGGTGCCGCCGCCGGGCCGCATCAGCGGCGCGATAGTTTTCGACGGGCGCGATTTGCTGGCTTTGAGCGAGCGCGACATGCGCGAGGTGCGCGGCAACGACATCGCGATGGTATTTCAAGAACCGATGTCGTCGCTCAACCCGGTGTTCACCGCCGGCAATCAGATTGCCGAGGCCGTGCGGCTGCACCAGCAGCTCGGCCGGCAGGCGGCGCGCCAAAAGGCCATCGAAATGCTGCGGCTGGTCGAGATAGCCGAACCGGAGCGCCGCGCCGAAGAGTATCCGCACCAGCTTAGTGGCGGCATGAGACAGCGAGTGATGATAGCGATGGCGCTCTCGTGCAACCCCCGCCTGCTGATTGCCGACGAGCCCACCACCGCGCTCGACGTCACCATTCAGGCGCAGATCCTCGATCTCATCGGCAGCTTGCGCGACCGCCTGGCGATGGCTCTGCTGCTGATCACTCACGACCTCGGTGTGGTCGCCGAGCGCGCCGACGACGTGGCCATCATGTACGCCGGCCGTGTCGTCGAGCGCGCCGCGGTCGAAGTGATCTTTCGCCAGCCGTTGCATCCGTACACCCGCGGCCTGCTGCGTTCGGTGCCCAAGGTCGGGGCCGCGAGGCAGCGGCGGTTGGAGACCATCGCCGGCGTTGTGCCCGATCTGCTCGACCTGCCCAGCGGCTGCCGCTTTCGCGACCGCTGTTCGCTGGCTATCGCCTCGTGCGCCGCTATTGATCCGCCGCTTACCGAATATGGCGCCGGCCATCTGGCAGCCTGTATCCGCGCCGGGGAAAGCCGATGA
- a CDS encoding dipeptide ABC transporter ATP-binding protein, giving the protein MNAPRQPPPLVETRGLRKYFPVRSGLFGRERQQVRAVDGVDLTVAPGETLGVVGESGCGKSTLGRLVLRLLEPTDGEVLFDGVDLQSLNGGALRRKRREMQIIFQDPYGSLNPRMRVGTIVGEGLDIHRLARGEQRRQSVLQLLERVGLRPEAYSRYPHEFSGGQRQRIGIARALAVQPRLIVADEPVSALDVSIQAQIINLLQDLQEEMGLAYLFIAHDLRVVEHISHRVAIMYLGKIVELSESVELYRNPCHPYTKALLSAVPIPEPGAKKVRIILPGDVPSPINPPPGCAFHPRCPYAEERCRLEVPRLVAGDRGHAVACHVFPA; this is encoded by the coding sequence ATGAACGCCCCCCGTCAGCCGCCACCCCTGGTGGAGACGCGCGGGCTGCGCAAGTATTTCCCGGTGCGCAGCGGGTTGTTCGGGCGCGAACGGCAGCAAGTGCGCGCCGTCGATGGCGTCGACCTCACTGTCGCCCCGGGCGAAACGCTCGGCGTGGTCGGCGAATCGGGCTGCGGCAAGTCCACGCTCGGGCGGCTGGTGCTGCGTTTGCTCGAACCTACAGACGGCGAGGTGTTGTTCGACGGAGTTGATCTGCAGTCGCTCAACGGCGGCGCGCTGCGCCGCAAGCGACGCGAGATGCAGATCATCTTTCAGGACCCCTACGGCTCGCTCAACCCGCGTATGCGCGTGGGTACCATCGTCGGCGAGGGGCTCGATATCCACCGGCTGGCCCGCGGCGAGCAGCGCCGGCAGAGCGTGCTGCAACTGCTTGAGCGCGTCGGCCTGCGGCCCGAGGCCTATAGCCGCTACCCGCACGAGTTCAGCGGCGGCCAGCGCCAGCGCATCGGGATTGCGCGAGCGCTGGCGGTGCAGCCGCGGCTGATCGTGGCCGACGAGCCGGTGTCGGCCTTGGACGTGTCGATCCAGGCCCAGATCATCAACCTGTTGCAGGACTTGCAGGAGGAGATGGGGCTGGCGTACCTGTTCATTGCGCACGATCTGCGCGTGGTCGAGCACATCAGCCATCGCGTGGCGATCATGTATCTGGGAAAGATCGTCGAGTTGTCCGAGAGTGTGGAATTGTACCGTAACCCCTGCCATCCCTACACCAAAGCACTGCTGTCGGCGGTGCCGATCCCTGAACCCGGCGCTAAGAAGGTGCGCATCATTCTGCCCGGCGACGTCCCCAGCCCGATCAATCCGCCCCCGGGCTGCGCCTTTCATCCGCGCTGCCCGTACGCCGAGGAGCGCTGCCGCCTCGAAGTGCCGCGGCTAGTTGCAGGAGACCGGGGACATGCGGTAGCTTGTCACGTGTTCCCTGCTTGA
- a CDS encoding polymer-forming cytoskeletal protein, giving the protein MPRRTLGADTVVTGRLSFTVPTRIDGTLRGEVRATELLVIGEDGFVDGTVRAQHLVILGKMRGDVRGAERVEIGPGGRLVGTIETRSLVVQEGGQLDGDCRIQPLRPKVQALHPPAAPEAASEQA; this is encoded by the coding sequence ATGCCGCGGCGAACTTTGGGGGCGGACACCGTTGTTACCGGAAGGCTGAGCTTCACCGTTCCGACCCGCATCGATGGCACGCTGCGGGGCGAAGTGCGCGCGACGGAACTGCTGGTGATTGGGGAAGACGGGTTCGTTGACGGCACCGTGCGTGCACAGCACCTGGTGATTCTGGGCAAGATGCGTGGTGATGTGCGCGGCGCCGAACGGGTCGAGATCGGACCCGGCGGCCGGCTCGTCGGCACGATCGAAACCCGCAGCCTGGTGGTGCAAGAGGGCGGGCAACTTGACGGCGATTGCCGAATTCAGCCGCTGCGCCCGAAGGTGCAGGCCCTGCATCCGCCGGCGGCCCCAGAGGCCGCCTCGGAGCAAGCTTAG
- the rplS gene encoding 50S ribosomal protein L19, translated as MNLIDTIEREQLRTDVPVFKAGDTVRVHVKVVEGEKERVQVFEGVVLRRSRGANRATFTVRKRSYGVGVERTFPVHSPRIAKIEVATRGQVRRAKLYYLRGLSGKAARIEEESPQRGAVNAAPEQ; from the coding sequence ATGAACCTGATCGACACGATCGAGCGCGAACAATTGAGAACTGATGTGCCGGTGTTCAAGGCCGGCGACACGGTGCGGGTGCACGTCAAGGTGGTGGAAGGTGAGAAGGAGCGCGTCCAGGTCTTCGAGGGCGTAGTGCTACGCCGCTCCCGTGGCGCCAATCGCGCCACCTTCACCGTGCGCAAGCGGTCGTATGGGGTGGGGGTCGAGCGCACCTTCCCGGTCCATTCGCCGCGGATCGCCAAGATCGAGGTCGCCACCCGCGGCCAAGTGCGGCGGGCCAAGCTTTACTACTTACGCGGGCTGTCCGGAAAGGCCGCTCGCATCGAAGAAGAAAGCCCGCAGCGCGGCGCGGTCAACGCGGCGCCCGAACAGTAG
- a CDS encoding RNA methyltransferase, which yields MGDLYLALLHYPVMDKNGAIVTSAVTNMDVHDIARSARTYGVRGFYVATPVRTLHALVGKIIEHWQTGSGSIYNETRKEALALVRLATDLDDVIVGIERESGVRPVIVVTSARSGPKRSSFAALRQRLAASAQPHLLVFGTGWGLAPVVVEQADLILEPVVGPTEYNHLSVRSAAAIILDRLRAPG from the coding sequence ATGGGTGACCTCTACCTGGCCCTGCTCCACTATCCCGTCATGGATAAGAACGGCGCGATCGTCACCAGCGCCGTTACCAATATGGATGTTCACGATATCGCCCGTTCGGCGCGCACTTACGGCGTGCGCGGCTTCTACGTGGCCACCCCGGTGCGAACGCTGCACGCCTTGGTGGGGAAGATCATCGAGCACTGGCAAACCGGCTCCGGCAGCATTTACAACGAGACCCGCAAAGAAGCGCTGGCCCTGGTGCGGCTGGCGACCGACCTCGATGACGTCATCGTCGGCATCGAGCGCGAGAGCGGAGTTCGCCCCGTGATCGTGGTGACCTCGGCGCGCAGCGGGCCCAAACGGAGCAGCTTTGCCGCCTTGCGCCAGCGACTGGCCGCTTCGGCGCAACCTCACCTGTTGGTGTTCGGCACCGGCTGGGGTTTGGCACCGGTGGTGGTCGAGCAGGCCGACCTGATCCTCGAGCCCGTCGTCGGCCCCACCGAGTACAACCACCTCTCGGTCCGCTCCGCCGCCGCCATTATCCTTGACCGGCTGCGCGCCCCAGGCTAG
- the trmD gene encoding tRNA (guanosine(37)-N1)-methyltransferase TrmD, translating into MRFHIVTLFPELFDSVLGATMLQKGQERGALEFVRYNIRDYATGKHRVTDDAPYGGGPGMVMKPEPLVAAIEATGAGPQRPRRVLLSPQGRVLTQAVAAELSQLPALALICGRYEGVDERVREFVDDELSAGDYVLSGGEVAALVVIDAVSRLVSGVLGEPQSALGESFQDGLLEYPQYTRPPDFRGRQVPPVLLSGDHEAIRRWRRAQALERTAARRPDLLARASLSEADRALLAGTPETPRRHG; encoded by the coding sequence ATGCGCTTTCACATCGTCACCCTATTTCCCGAATTGTTCGATTCCGTTCTGGGCGCGACGATGCTCCAGAAGGGGCAGGAGCGCGGGGCGCTGGAGTTCGTGCGCTACAACATCCGCGACTACGCCACCGGCAAGCACCGCGTCACCGACGACGCCCCTTACGGTGGTGGGCCGGGTATGGTGATGAAACCTGAGCCGTTGGTGGCGGCCATCGAAGCCACTGGCGCTGGGCCGCAGCGGCCGCGCCGGGTTCTGCTTTCCCCCCAGGGCCGCGTGCTGACACAGGCCGTCGCCGCGGAACTGTCCCAGTTGCCGGCACTGGCGCTGATCTGCGGACGCTACGAAGGGGTCGATGAACGGGTGCGGGAATTCGTCGACGACGAACTCTCCGCCGGTGATTACGTCTTGTCCGGCGGGGAGGTGGCCGCCTTGGTGGTGATCGACGCGGTCAGCCGCTTGGTGTCCGGGGTGCTGGGCGAACCCCAATCCGCGCTCGGCGAGTCGTTCCAGGACGGTTTGCTGGAATACCCGCAGTACACCCGTCCCCCCGATTTTCGCGGACGGCAGGTGCCCCCGGTGCTGCTCTCGGGCGATCACGAAGCCATTCGGCGCTGGCGGCGCGCTCAAGCGCTGGAGCGCACCGCGGCGCGCCGTCCCGACCTACTGGCGCGCGCCTCCCTGAGCGAGGCCGATCGCGCCCTGTTGGCCGGCACCCCGGAAACTCCCCGCCGCCATGGGTGA
- the rimM gene encoding 16S rRNA processing protein RimM, with protein sequence MNTHGIRGELRMLPHNPESVALRPGQSLTLRWSDRAIEVRLRTTRPHKRFRLLQFDGYDSATAAAALVGAEVCLAAEQLPRLGPNEIYHRNLIGLQVETVAGQALGRVEAVIATGSNDVCVVHGAGGEHLIPLIADVVREVDLAGGRLVIDPIPGLLD encoded by the coding sequence GTGAATACCCACGGGATTCGCGGTGAATTGCGCATGCTGCCGCATAATCCCGAGTCGGTCGCGCTGCGGCCGGGCCAATCACTCACCCTGCGCTGGAGCGATCGCGCGATCGAGGTGCGCCTGCGTACCACGCGCCCGCACAAGCGCTTCCGCCTGCTGCAGTTCGACGGCTATGACAGCGCCACGGCGGCCGCGGCGCTGGTCGGGGCGGAGGTTTGCCTCGCCGCCGAGCAGTTGCCGCGGCTGGGACCCAACGAGATCTATCACCGCAACCTCATCGGCTTGCAGGTTGAGACGGTGGCGGGCCAGGCACTGGGCCGCGTTGAGGCCGTCATTGCGACCGGCAGCAACGACGTTTGTGTGGTGCACGGCGCCGGGGGCGAGCACTTGATTCCATTGATTGCCGATGTCGTGCGCGAGGTCGACCTGGCGGGCGGGCGGTTGGTGATCGATCCCATACCGGGCTTACTCGACTGA
- a CDS encoding KH domain-containing protein, producing MKDLVEYLARYLVNHPDAVEVKETQGDTASVLELKVAQEDLGRIIGKQGRTAKSIRTILNAAASRTNRKVLLEIIENK from the coding sequence ATGAAGGATCTGGTCGAATACTTGGCTCGTTACCTGGTCAACCACCCGGACGCGGTCGAAGTGAAGGAGACGCAGGGCGACACCGCCTCGGTCTTAGAGCTCAAGGTGGCACAAGAGGATCTCGGGCGAATCATCGGCAAGCAAGGCCGGACGGCGAAGTCGATCCGGACGATTCTGAACGCCGCCGCCTCGCGCACCAACCGCAAGGTTCTGCTCGAGATCATCGAGAACAAGTAG
- the rpsP gene encoding 30S ribosomal protein S16 codes for MPTTIRLARFGGKKNPFYRIVVADSRSPRNGRCLDQIGYYDPTKTPVRIEFRAEKATRWLRSGARPSATVAQLLKKSGLTKAAAPASGETSS; via the coding sequence ATGCCTACCACCATCCGCCTGGCCCGCTTCGGCGGCAAGAAGAACCCGTTTTACCGCATCGTTGTGGCTGACTCCCGCTCGCCGCGTAACGGGCGCTGTTTGGATCAAATCGGGTACTATGATCCCACCAAGACCCCCGTCCGGATTGAGTTCCGCGCCGAGAAAGCTACTCGGTGGCTTCGCAGCGGGGCGCGGCCGTCAGCCACCGTTGCGCAACTGCTGAAGAAGTCGGGCCTGACCAAAGCCGCCGCGCCGGCATCAGGAGAGACATCGTCATGA